tattttttttgttccaataagtcatttccgttaaatttaacagaTTCCGTCGCTtgtacaatttagttcaaaacatgaaatatCATGTTATACGTTTAGAATTTACGGGGGTCTTTTATGTGTATTAAGTTTACCACGAgaggcttttttgttttttacccaatTTTCTTTAATGAATCGATAGTTATCTTGGTAGTTATGTCAATTGATAGTTATCTTGGTAATTAAaccttttttaaaataaaaagtttGGATATTTACACCAATTGGTAACTGCAACAAAAATTATGTTGGTTGTCTATAATTGGATAGTTaggataaaaataaaagtttaaaaagTGACAAAAGATGTTTAATGGATAATAGAGATAAAGGTTAATGGATAATAGAGATAATGGTAAATTTGAAAATACAGAATGTTAACACCAAGTAAATTACCTACATAGACTTTATTATTGTAACGATGCCATTAGGAATTTAACTGCTTGATAATTTTATCTTTAAGGGTTTACTGAATTCCACTCCAATGCAACATTACATAGAGCCTTGATAGATCCGGTTTAGGCTCCTAAAGAAAATTGTACGGTTAGTATTGAACCTTTTCCCTTATTAAAATAGATTAAGCTTATATACATTATCCGTATATATACTATCACCATTAAATATATGACAGgtgtgtaaaatttgaatttaaaatttaaaatttaaaatttgttcaTATGTCATCCATCGAACCGTGATAATGTATACATTGAccatgtatataaaatttactctattaAAATACTTTAATTTGTGCTTGGAATTATGTAATGCATTGATTGGGTACCCCaggtctttttctttttattattattattattctgaAGACATAATTTATCTAAATATTTCCAAAAACGATGCACGTAAAGTGAAACATAACATATATAACAAATGTATGGTTATTAAGAACATGTTACAAAATCCAGTTCAGATGATTCTGTTGTTGGTTTTTAGATATATAAAAAAAGTGATACACgcaaccaaataaataaaatgaaaggtTCCATATATTGTTAGTAAATTTGTAGCATTGATGGTCGGGTACCACGTTTAGCGATCCACTAAGTACACCGGACACATTCTCTATAAATATAAGACATTTGTGTACAAGTCCAAAAACAACAGCTCCTTAGCCTTCACTCCACCGTTATAAATAAGTCCTCAGCCTCGCTACTTCTAGCTAGTACTGTTCTTCTCTATTCTACACCGAaatacagtaaaaaaaaaaaaaaaagcctctgAGTCTGAAGGGGTAGTGAAAAAAGagtaaagagaaagaaaggaggAGTGATCAGAGAGACTACCAAAGATGACAAGCAGCATGAGCCATCAAGCTGATCAGCAAATGGTTCTCATTTCTCAGTATTATCCTGGTATATATTCTCAACTGGCGCCTGCAGAACAAGGTTGGTTTTACACTACGAGTACCCATCAAGAACTTTCTgagcattttttgttttttttccttttggggcTATATGCATGCGAGTTCAAAATTTTCTACTTAGATTTATTTCATTCAATATCAACTTCTTGTTATGTATCATGATAGGGGAAGTGAAATCACGAAGACGTCGTAAGAAGAACAGAGGAGGAGAGAGCAGCAGCAGTGGCTTGAGGAAGAGGAAGCTGAGCCAGGAACAAGTGAATCTTTTGGAGATCAACTTTGGAAGTGAGCACAAGTTGGAGTCGGAGAGGAAAGACAGGCTTGCCTCAGAGTTGGGGCTTGACCCTCGCCAGGTGGCAGTTTGGTTTCAGAACAGAAGGGCTCGATGGAAGAGCAAGAAGCTGGAGGAAGAGTACTCCAAACTCAAGTCGGAACACGAGAACACTGTCGTCGAGAAATGCCGCCTTGAAACTGAGGTATCCTCCGGCCGCCCCATCTCTTAAATTTCCTTCTCATttctctttctatttttttttttaaatttattataaatttaacAGAGCTATACCTAAAAATCATTCTTAGTTTCTCAAAGTCGTGGTATCATGATTTGGCAATATGAAGATAAACAATCAACTTGGCTTATCGGGCAAAAATATCTTTAACGATAGAGGCTTCAAGTTTAGAAGTAGACCCTTCAttgcaaagaagaaaaggaagggcAAGCGGGGCCGCCATGTCGGAAATTTCATTTAAACGAACAGACTCACATGAAAAGATCCGAAGATAGTAGTGAATTTGTATTTAATGTTAGTTTGGTTTCTGTTCTTTTGAATTTAGAATGAGATATTGAGCCAGATAGGCCTGCCTTagctattttttttcctttccctatTAAAGCGGCCTATGTCTTGCTGAGCgtctacagttttttttttttttttgggttaaaaagAATGTTTTAAAGTTGTCAAACTTTTGTTTCAAGTTTTTACTAACATTTTTTATTTGGTCTATATAAGTTTCTGCATTTACCTTGTTAGCTTTTGGAGCGGTAATAACTTCTAGTTTCTATAAATTCACAGGAATTTTCCTTGTGCAATCATGCCATTCTATTTAAAGGCATTctaacttttcttttcctccttgATCTGGAACCACCAAGTTTAGAATATGCATGAACCCAAGGCTCGAAAAAGGCCATGTCTTCTTGTTAGGATGTCATAATGAAGGTGGCACCGAACCCAACCAGTGAAATACTACTGAAATTTGGACATGGAATATGGAGACTGCCACCCCAAAAGACAGCAAAACGTACATTTTCTTACAATTAACAAGAATCCGTACTCAGTTGTTTAAGGTGGCCATTTTTTGTTCACAACGTGCATGGTGGAAGTGCACATGACCTTTCAGCCCACGTGGTCCTTCGCTGACGGTTCTTGTAaattttcacacacacacagagtcAAATACTTCATGGTCCCAACCTCGCTAGCTAGTTTGATCCCAGAGATTGAATCTAGCCTTGTGATCAACCTCAACCTCTCATGGCAAACAGTAGTGATCTTGTTAGCATTCTCTAGTAGCTCTGATTTATTGTCTATCTTCAACACAAGCTCAGAAAAGTTTGCTCTCATTTG
The genomic region above belongs to Coffea arabica cultivar ET-39 chromosome 7c, Coffea Arabica ET-39 HiFi, whole genome shotgun sequence and contains:
- the LOC140010173 gene encoding homeobox-leucine zipper protein ATHB-40-like, translated to MTSSMSHQADQQMVLISQYYPGIYSQLAPAEQGEVKSRRRRKKNRGGESSSSGLRKRKLSQEQVNLLEINFGSEHKLESERKDRLASELGLDPRQVAVWFQNRRARWKSKKLEEEYSKLKSEHENTVVEKCRLETEVLKLKEQVSEAEKEIQRLLERSDGVSSNSPSSSFSMEAIEPPFLGEFGMEGFENVFYVPETNYVNGLEWVNIYNM